From Paenibacillus graminis, a single genomic window includes:
- a CDS encoding glycoside hydrolase family 32 protein, whose protein sequence is MTAITKQNYRGVYHFSPQAKWMNDPNGMVYFEGEYHLFFQHHPGGMTMGAMHWGHAVSRDLITWEELPIALFPDELGMIFSGSAVVDWNNTTGFFAEKPGLVAIFTHHLDMPEGQPAVQRQSLAYSHDNGRTWTKYEGNPVLEHDTFIDFRDPKVFWNQETNKWVMIVACGQTVCLYHSPDLIHWTFASEFGKGIGSHDGVWECPDLFPLHVDGDPSNIKWVMLVSIGADPAFVEGSRTQYFTGHFDGDVFTPDEDSRTIRWLDYGRDNYAGVSWSDVPEEDGRRLFIGWMSNWMYAPQTPAEEFRGAMTLPRELYLESREGKVLLVQKPAKELEAARIPVLSLKDVTVHEINASLAGLQLDAYEIAVKFTRGISAGIKVRVGAGEETVVGMDAETEELYVDRLASGQNSFHEWFPGRHSVELQAPGEIHELCIYVDRTSVEVFGNGGQAVLTDLIFPKPESAGVAAFAEQEGTPFLSLEVYKLALPAANGDDRQVEG, encoded by the coding sequence ATGACAGCTATTACAAAACAAAACTACCGGGGTGTCTACCATTTCTCGCCCCAGGCCAAGTGGATGAACGACCCGAACGGGATGGTCTATTTCGAAGGAGAGTATCATTTGTTTTTCCAGCATCATCCGGGCGGGATGACCATGGGAGCCATGCACTGGGGCCATGCGGTCAGCAGGGATCTTATCACCTGGGAAGAGCTGCCTATCGCACTCTTTCCGGATGAGCTTGGCATGATTTTCTCGGGGAGCGCTGTTGTGGACTGGAACAATACGACAGGATTTTTTGCGGAAAAACCGGGGCTGGTTGCCATCTTTACACATCACCTGGATATGCCCGAAGGGCAGCCGGCTGTTCAGCGCCAAAGTCTCGCCTACAGCCATGACAACGGCAGAACCTGGACTAAATACGAAGGCAATCCGGTGCTTGAACATGATACCTTCATCGATTTCCGTGATCCGAAAGTGTTCTGGAACCAGGAGACTAACAAATGGGTAATGATCGTTGCTTGCGGTCAAACGGTATGCTTGTATCATTCACCGGATCTGATCCATTGGACTTTTGCCAGTGAATTCGGCAAGGGCATCGGCTCTCATGACGGTGTGTGGGAATGCCCGGACTTGTTCCCGCTGCACGTGGATGGAGACCCATCGAACATCAAATGGGTGATGCTGGTGAGTATCGGCGCGGACCCCGCTTTTGTAGAAGGCTCCAGAACGCAGTACTTCACTGGTCATTTCGATGGGGATGTGTTTACTCCGGACGAGGATTCCCGGACGATCCGCTGGCTGGATTATGGAAGGGACAACTATGCAGGAGTAAGCTGGTCGGATGTGCCTGAGGAAGATGGAAGACGTCTGTTCATCGGCTGGATGAGCAACTGGATGTATGCGCCACAGACTCCGGCAGAAGAGTTCCGCGGGGCGATGACCCTGCCAAGAGAGCTGTACCTTGAATCCAGAGAAGGGAAGGTCCTGCTCGTTCAGAAGCCGGCCAAAGAACTGGAGGCGGCCCGCATCCCTGTTCTTTCACTAAAAGATGTTACTGTGCATGAAATCAACGCTTCTTTAGCCGGTCTCCAGCTGGACGCTTACGAGATTGCAGTGAAGTTCACCCGTGGCATATCTGCGGGAATCAAGGTAAGAGTTGGGGCGGGGGAAGAAACCGTTGTCGGAATGGATGCGGAGACCGAAGAGCTGTATGTAGACCGGCTGGCTTCAGGCCAGAACAGTTTCCATGAGTGGTTCCCGGGACGTCATTCGGTGGAGCTGCAAGCTCCGGGTGAGATCCATGAACTATGCATTTATGTGGACCGTACTTCGGTCGAAGTGTTTGGCAATGGTGGCCAGGCGGTTCTAACGGATCTTATCTTTCCTAAACCTGAATCTGCGGGTGTTGCTGCATTTGCAGAACAGGAAGGGACCCCGTTCCTTTCACTGGAGGTCTACAAATTAGCTCTGCCTGCCGCAAATGGCGATGACCGGCAAGTGGAGGGCTGA
- a CDS encoding ROK family protein: MRIGAIEAGGTKFVCGIGDENGNILDWLSFPTGHPAQTLPQVIEYFQDKQAEAIGVGSFGPIDINPESPTYGCVTTTPKPGWANYDLLGTLRRAFPVPFGWDTDVNAAAYGEAKWGAAQGSSSCLYYTVGTGVGVGVYSEGKIIHGLVHPEGGHVLTRRHPEDDFAGVCPYHGDCLEGMAAGPAIEARWGKKGHELPPDHAAWEMEAFYIAQSITSAILLLSPHKIILGGGVMQQLQLLPLIRQAVLRNLNGYVSSSAILDHVDEYIVSPGLGQQAGLCGALALGLAAWNNGAAI; the protein is encoded by the coding sequence ATGCGTATAGGAGCCATTGAAGCAGGCGGGACCAAATTCGTATGCGGGATCGGGGACGAAAACGGGAATATTCTGGACTGGCTCAGCTTTCCAACCGGGCATCCGGCTCAGACCCTCCCCCAGGTGATAGAATATTTTCAAGACAAACAGGCAGAGGCGATCGGGGTGGGCTCCTTTGGTCCGATCGATATCAACCCGGAGAGCCCGACTTACGGCTGCGTGACGACTACCCCTAAGCCGGGGTGGGCGAATTACGATCTGCTGGGGACTTTACGGCGTGCCTTTCCGGTCCCCTTTGGCTGGGATACCGATGTCAACGCAGCTGCATATGGCGAAGCCAAATGGGGGGCTGCGCAAGGATCGTCCAGCTGTCTGTACTATACCGTAGGTACTGGTGTTGGAGTCGGCGTGTATTCGGAAGGCAAAATCATTCATGGCCTTGTGCATCCTGAGGGAGGGCATGTGCTGACCAGACGGCATCCTGAAGATGATTTTGCAGGCGTGTGCCCTTACCATGGGGACTGCCTCGAAGGGATGGCGGCGGGTCCTGCCATTGAAGCCAGATGGGGGAAAAAGGGCCACGAGCTGCCCCCGGACCATGCTGCCTGGGAAATGGAAGCCTTCTATATTGCCCAGTCCATAACCAGTGCTATCCTGCTGCTGTCTCCCCACAAAATTATTCTGGGCGGCGGTGTGATGCAGCAGCTGCAGCTGCTGCCGCTCATCCGGCAGGCTGTGCTCCGCAATCTGAACGGGTATGTCAGTTCAAGTGCTATTTTAGATCATGTGGATGAGTATATTGTTTCACCGGGCCTTGGCCAGCAGGCAGGATTATGCGGCGCCCTGGCACTGGGGCTTGCGGCATGGAACAATGGGGCTGCTATATAG